One Niallia circulans DNA segment encodes these proteins:
- a CDS encoding ABC transporter substrate-binding protein, whose amino-acid sequence MKKKLIKVVSLVVAATVSVSVLAGCSGGGKKESDKKGVTTIEFWAAPNLPQQAYWKEMAKEFEKENPKININVSAIKESPSSEASIQSAIAGKSAPTMSENINRGFAAQLAESKALVPLNEIEGWEDVIAKRNMTETVKPWEFSDGNQYVLPIYSNPMLFGWRLDILKEVGINEAPKTYSEMLEATKRLKAKYPDKFLWAKPDLADPTAWKRWFDFFMLYDAASEGNNFIEGNKLVADDNAGLQVLTLMDNLRKENAYLLKTVTDPFETGVGIFTDIGPWTLTYWEEKFPKMVYGETFTLAPPPVPNNMDTENVRTFADTKGLVIYASATEEQKQAAMKFISWVYSNPEHDLKWLEQTNLPPARDDLAENEAFTTFFSENPALQPYANAVPNGIPSIDNPKYNELQTFIGQHAVNPIVKGKTTPKNGWNDMKKAIEGGL is encoded by the coding sequence ATGAAGAAAAAACTTATTAAAGTGGTGTCTTTAGTGGTGGCAGCAACAGTTTCGGTATCGGTTTTAGCAGGTTGCAGTGGTGGCGGTAAAAAAGAATCAGATAAGAAAGGAGTCACAACGATAGAATTTTGGGCTGCGCCAAATCTTCCGCAACAAGCCTATTGGAAAGAAATGGCCAAGGAATTCGAAAAAGAAAACCCTAAGATTAACATAAATGTTAGCGCTATCAAGGAGAGTCCTTCATCAGAAGCTAGCATACAATCGGCAATTGCCGGGAAAAGTGCTCCTACTATGTCTGAAAATATAAACCGCGGATTTGCCGCACAGCTTGCTGAAAGTAAGGCGCTTGTGCCTCTAAATGAAATAGAGGGCTGGGAAGACGTTATAGCAAAGCGAAACATGACAGAAACAGTTAAACCGTGGGAATTCTCCGATGGGAATCAGTATGTACTGCCTATCTACTCTAATCCGATGCTATTTGGCTGGAGATTGGATATTTTAAAAGAGGTTGGAATTAATGAGGCTCCTAAAACATATAGCGAAATGCTTGAAGCTACAAAAAGGCTGAAGGCAAAGTATCCTGATAAATTTTTGTGGGCCAAGCCTGATTTAGCTGATCCGACAGCGTGGAAGCGATGGTTTGATTTCTTTATGCTGTATGATGCTGCCTCAGAAGGAAATAACTTCATTGAAGGAAACAAGTTAGTTGCAGATGATAATGCCGGATTACAGGTATTGACCCTCATGGATAATCTGCGTAAAGAAAATGCCTATTTGTTAAAAACAGTTACAGATCCATTTGAAACAGGTGTAGGTATTTTCACTGACATTGGTCCTTGGACGCTGACATACTGGGAAGAAAAGTTTCCAAAAATGGTTTACGGAGAAACTTTTACACTTGCACCACCACCTGTTCCCAATAACATGGATACAGAAAATGTAAGAACATTTGCGGATACGAAAGGATTAGTTATCTATGCCTCAGCAACAGAGGAACAAAAACAAGCGGCGATGAAATTCATCAGTTGGGTGTATTCAAACCCCGAGCATGACTTAAAGTGGCTTGAACAGACCAATTTGCCTCCTGCGCGAGACGACTTAGCTGAAAATGAAGCCTTTACAACATTCTTCAGTGAAAATCCTGCACTGCAGCCGTATGCGAATGCTGTCCCGAATGGAATTCCGTCAATCGACAATCCAAAATATAACGAGCTGCAAACCTTTATTGGCCAACATGCTGTCAATCCAATTGTAAAAGGAAAAACTACTCCAAAAAACGGGTGGAATGACATGAAAAAGGCAATAGAGGGAGGGCTTTGA